From the genome of Vicia villosa cultivar HV-30 ecotype Madison, WI linkage group LG2, Vvil1.0, whole genome shotgun sequence, one region includes:
- the LOC131652292 gene encoding U-box domain-containing protein 30-like: MPMYQPSMVVGFEGGGDGQILDLDTAVKDGVLGGGGGGGGVVGSGVEKLDLRKMIQELELCEVPSVFICPISLEPMQDPVTLCTGQTYERNNILKWFNLGHLTCPTTMQELWDDSITPNTTLYRLIYTWFSQKYLLMKKRSEDVQGRASELVETLKKVKGQARVHALKELHQVVAFHATARKSVIDEGGVSVLCCLLGPFTSYAVGSEVIGILVSLTLDSESKKNLMQPAKISLMVDILNEGSIETKINCTRLIESLIEEKDFRSEIISSHSLLVGLMRLVKDKRHSNGICPGLSLLKTVCFYKEVKILLVSIGAVSQLVELLSGMDHDCLELALCVLDSLSSIPEGRVALRDCVNTIPIMVRFLMRISETCTQYALSILWSVCKLAPEECSAIAIDAGLAAKLLLVIQSGCNPILKQQSAELLKLCSLNYSDTIFISKCKLTRTIQ, encoded by the coding sequence ATGCCTATGTATCAGCCTTCTATGGTTGTGGGTTTTGAGGGTGGTGGTGATGGTCAGATTCTAGATCTGGACACCGCCGTGAAAGACGGTGTTTTGGGTGGTGGTGGTGGCGGTGGTGGGGTTGTTGGAAGTGGTGTTGAGAAATTAGATCTGAGAAAAATGATTCAAGAGCTTGAGTTATGTGAAGTTCCAAGTGTtttcatttgtccaatttctcttgaACCAATGCAAGACCCTGTTACTCTTTGCACTGGACAAACCTACGAGAGGAACAACATTCTTAAATGGTTTAACCTAGGACACTTGACATGTCCCACTACTATGCAAGAGCTTTGGGATGATTCCATCACTCCAAACACGACTCTCTACAGACTTATTTACACTTGGTTCTCTCAGAAGTATTTGTTGATGAAGAAACGGTCTGAGGATGTTCAAGGAAGAGCCTCTGAGCTTGTGGAGACACTCAAGAAGGTGAAGGGTCAGGCTCGTGTTCATGCTTTGAAGGAGCTTCATCAGGTTGTGGCTTTTCATGCTACTGCTCGTAAGTCTGTGATTGATGAAGGTGGTGTTTCTGTTTTGTGTTGTTTGCTTGGTCCTTTTACTTCATATGCTGTTGGTTCAGAAGTTATTGGTATTCTTGTTAGTTTGACACTTGACTCTGAGTCCAAGAAGAATCTTATGCAACCTGCGAAGATTTCGTTGATGGTTGATATCTTGAATGAGGGTTCAATTGAGACTAAAATTAACTGCACGCGGTTGATTGAATCGTTGATCGAGGAAAAGGATTTTCGTTCCGAGATTATCTCCAGCCATAGTCTGTTGGTTGGTTTGATGAGGCTTGTTAAGGATAAGAGACATAGCAATGGAATCTGTCCTGGGTTAAGCCTCCTGAAAACAGTGTGTTTCTATAAGGAAGTTAAGATTTTGTTAGTTAGCATTGGTGCTGTTTCGCAATTAGTCGAATTGTTATCTGGTATGGACCATGATTGTTTGGAACTAGCCCTTTGTGTTTTGGATTCGTTGTCGTCGATACCTGAAGGCAGAGTCGCGTTGAGGGATTGTGTCAACACGATACCTATCATGGTGAGATTTTTGATGAGGATCTCGGAAACCTGCACTCAGTATGCATTGTCGATATTGTGGTCTGTTTGCAAGCTTGCGCCCGAGGAGTGTTCCGCGATTGCCATCGACGCAGGGCTTGCTGCGAAACTTCTTCTAGTGATTCAAAGTGGTTGCAATCCGATATTAAAACAACAATCCGCCGAGCTTTTGAAACTGTGTAGTTTGAATTATTCAGATACTATCTTCATTTCCAAGTGCAAGCTCACAAGAACAATCCAATGA